In one window of Agrobacterium larrymoorei DNA:
- a CDS encoding bleomycin resistance protein encodes MTFIPNALVPELAVNDWYKSRMFYCNLLGFHVVYERPEEGFTYLALGDAQLMIDQIGAGRTFEQENAPITFPFGRGMNLQLQVPSLEPILDKLETAGVKLFLPLEEKWYRKGETEVGNHQFVVADPDGYLIRPFESLGERPFRFG; translated from the coding sequence ATGACCTTCATCCCCAATGCCCTCGTCCCCGAACTCGCCGTTAATGACTGGTATAAAAGCCGGATGTTCTACTGCAATCTGCTTGGCTTTCATGTGGTTTATGAGCGGCCCGAGGAAGGGTTTACCTATCTGGCGCTGGGCGATGCGCAATTGATGATCGATCAGATTGGCGCGGGGCGGACATTCGAGCAGGAGAATGCTCCGATCACGTTTCCTTTCGGGCGGGGCATGAACCTGCAGCTTCAGGTTCCGTCTCTCGAGCCTATTCTCGACAAGCTGGAGACAGCGGGCGTCAAGCTTTTCCTGCCGCTGGAAGAGAAATGGTATCGCAAGGGCGAGACCGAAGTGGGAAATCATCAGTTCGTGGTTGCCGATCCGGATGGGTACCTTATCCGGCCCTTCGAGAGCTTGGGCGAACGCCCCTTCCGGTTCGGCTGA
- a CDS encoding HAD family hydrolase has protein sequence MLPRLPRAVIFDMDGLLIESEKLYRDSFLAASEEGGHGLPVELYQRVCGSPWDMITRTITAEHGADFPMDAFRDAWLRHLAIQMAGGVALKDGVSEILDLLDDLGLPRAIATSSRHESVNRHLGPFSLIPRFDHIVAREDYTEPKPAPMPYLTAARLLGIDPADCVALEDSYHGVQSASSAGMMTVMVPDVAPQTELMQTKCVAICVNLMEVATLLRRTADMRVSD, from the coding sequence CTGCTTCCCCGTTTGCCGCGTGCGGTCATCTTCGACATGGATGGCCTGCTGATCGAGAGTGAAAAACTATATCGCGATTCTTTCCTTGCCGCTTCGGAAGAAGGTGGGCATGGGCTGCCGGTGGAGCTTTACCAGCGCGTTTGCGGAAGCCCATGGGACATGATCACGCGGACTATTACCGCCGAACATGGCGCGGATTTTCCGATGGATGCGTTTCGGGATGCGTGGCTGCGGCATCTGGCAATCCAGATGGCGGGCGGGGTGGCGCTGAAGGATGGCGTGAGCGAAATCCTCGATCTGCTCGATGATCTCGGATTACCGCGTGCGATAGCCACCTCATCCCGACACGAATCCGTCAACCGTCATCTTGGCCCTTTTAGTCTCATTCCCCGCTTCGACCATATCGTCGCGCGCGAAGACTATACGGAGCCAAAGCCCGCCCCGATGCCATATCTGACAGCTGCAAGGCTTCTGGGCATCGACCCAGCCGATTGCGTTGCTCTGGAGGATTCCTATCACGGCGTACAATCCGCATCCTCCGCTGGCATGATGACGGTGATGGTGCCCGATGTCGCGCCGCAGACGGAGTTGATGCAGACGAAGTGCGTTGCGATTTGCGTTAACCTCATGGAAGTCGCAACATTGCTACGGCGAACCGCCGACATGCGCGTCAGCGATTAG
- a CDS encoding MazG nucleotide pyrophosphohydrolase domain-containing protein: protein MLADLMQQFEQASARYANANGITRDPDWFMLKLQEEVGEVTQAWNRLSGRGRTRGKTPEEMHQDLSDEAADLLGHILLLAKQNDLDLLSSIKRKWLFDPLDSPNR from the coding sequence ATGTTAGCTGATCTCATGCAGCAATTCGAGCAAGCGTCGGCCAGATACGCCAATGCCAATGGCATTACCCGTGATCCCGACTGGTTCATGCTGAAACTTCAGGAAGAAGTGGGCGAGGTGACGCAAGCCTGGAATCGCCTCAGCGGCAGGGGCCGCACGAGGGGTAAGACACCTGAGGAAATGCATCAGGATCTATCCGACGAAGCTGCCGATCTTCTTGGACATATTCTGCTTCTGGCAAAGCAGAACGATCTCGATCTGCTGAGCTCCATCAAGCGCAAATGGCTGTTCGACCCGCTCGATAGCCCTAATCGCTGA
- the pdxH gene encoding pyridoxamine 5'-phosphate oxidase, translating to MSETGLTSSDFTEENEPFALFAEWLRDATASEVNDPNAVALATVDEDGMPSVRMVLLKGADERGFVFYTNFESRKGIEILGQKKAAMCFHWKSLRRQVRIRGLVEVVSDEEADEYYASRPRGSRIGAWASKQSRPLESRFALEKAVAEYTARYAIGDIPRPPHWSGFRIRPLTIEFWHDRKFRLHDRVEFRRESPETPWAKVRMYP from the coding sequence ATGTCGGAAACGGGGTTAACATCTAGTGACTTCACCGAAGAAAATGAGCCTTTCGCGCTTTTCGCCGAATGGTTGCGGGATGCAACTGCATCCGAGGTGAACGATCCGAATGCGGTGGCGCTTGCTACCGTGGATGAGGATGGCATGCCAAGCGTGCGCATGGTGCTGCTGAAAGGCGCCGATGAGCGCGGCTTCGTGTTCTACACGAATTTCGAAAGCCGAAAGGGCATCGAAATCCTCGGTCAGAAGAAGGCAGCCATGTGCTTTCACTGGAAAAGCCTGCGCAGGCAGGTCCGCATCCGCGGTCTGGTGGAGGTCGTCAGCGATGAGGAGGCGGATGAATATTACGCCTCGCGTCCACGCGGCAGCCGCATCGGTGCCTGGGCGTCAAAGCAGTCGCGCCCGCTCGAAAGCCGCTTTGCGCTGGAAAAAGCCGTTGCCGAATATACCGCCAGATATGCGATTGGCGATATTCCCCGCCCGCCGCACTGGTCCGGCTTCCGCATCAGGCCGCTGACCATCGAATTCTGGCATGACCGCAAGTTCCGTCTGCATGACCGGGTGGAATTCCGTCGCGAGAGCCCGGAGACACCTTGGGCCAAGGTGCGGATGTATCCTTGA
- a CDS encoding RT0821/Lpp0805 family surface protein: MVNVIAKSNSRTKSFLSSVVDVSAAVAMAVMLTGCVSLDLFGGEKVDRSLSTASVPNQQTAPTLSDDATIRNAVTSADLVKVADSPVPWANAATGSAGVVTAIREDRSTGFVCRNFATTRHSFEGIASYTGQACLSETGDWLMTRFDQK; the protein is encoded by the coding sequence ATGGTGAACGTCATAGCAAAGTCGAACAGTCGAACAAAGAGCTTCCTGTCATCGGTGGTGGATGTTTCCGCTGCTGTTGCGATGGCCGTGATGCTGACGGGCTGTGTGAGCCTGGATTTGTTCGGTGGAGAAAAAGTCGATCGGTCGCTCTCCACGGCATCTGTTCCCAACCAGCAGACCGCGCCTACCCTTTCCGACGACGCGACGATACGCAATGCGGTAACCTCCGCCGATCTGGTAAAGGTTGCCGATTCTCCTGTTCCGTGGGCCAATGCGGCAACGGGCAGCGCTGGCGTCGTTACCGCCATTCGCGAAGACAGAAGCACAGGCTTCGTCTGCCGCAACTTCGCCACCACGCGCCATTCCTTCGAAGGAATTGCCAGTTACACCGGCCAGGCATGCCTTTCTGAGACAGGCGACTGGCTGATGACCCGCTTCGATCAGAAATAA
- a CDS encoding DnaJ C-terminal domain-containing protein, with product MRDPYSILGVKRDAGSDEIKAAWRSKAKTVHPDQNRDDPDATERFAEIGQAYDLLKDPRKRGLYDQARRAAEGKKREQTIMQQREAAREAAERAKAAEKLMEELARAQERNAKANAAPGEAAASAPNTDQTAKPESAEDMLERIFGAEAKGKMRPEAEKNSSVAEGDHAHAQDKNEAGGSIALSLFNALIRRIRGTQTAVEKAPDMTAEAIVTVNDIIDQKSVTIRMPDERDVRFTLDAGTTDGHIVRLKGQGLKLPDVARGDLVVTVLVARDDAFTVKNHDIHTTLPISLADAVLGCETTVQSPRGEQRVTVPAWSGSDKAIHVEAKGLQKEDGTFGDLVVELRIVLLETPDAKVTDLMRHMREGLYL from the coding sequence ATGCGTGATCCCTATTCTATTCTCGGCGTCAAGCGCGATGCCGGTTCGGACGAGATAAAAGCGGCCTGGCGTTCCAAGGCCAAAACGGTGCATCCAGACCAAAATCGCGACGATCCGGACGCGACGGAACGCTTTGCCGAAATTGGCCAGGCCTATGACCTGTTGAAGGATCCGCGCAAGCGCGGCCTTTACGATCAGGCGCGCCGTGCGGCGGAAGGCAAGAAGCGCGAACAGACAATCATGCAGCAGCGCGAAGCGGCCCGTGAGGCGGCTGAGCGCGCCAAGGCTGCCGAGAAGCTGATGGAAGAGCTGGCGCGCGCGCAGGAGCGCAATGCAAAAGCGAATGCCGCTCCCGGCGAAGCCGCTGCCTCAGCGCCAAACACCGATCAGACCGCCAAGCCGGAATCCGCGGAGGATATGCTGGAACGCATCTTCGGCGCTGAAGCCAAGGGCAAGATGCGCCCGGAAGCCGAGAAGAATTCGTCCGTGGCAGAGGGTGATCATGCGCATGCGCAGGATAAGAATGAAGCGGGCGGCTCGATTGCGCTCAGCCTCTTCAACGCACTGATCCGCCGCATTCGCGGCACGCAGACAGCGGTGGAAAAAGCACCTGACATGACGGCGGAAGCCATCGTAACCGTCAATGACATCATCGACCAGAAATCCGTCACCATCCGCATGCCGGACGAACGCGATGTGCGTTTCACGCTCGATGCCGGAACAACGGATGGACATATCGTGCGGCTGAAGGGCCAGGGCCTGAAGCTGCCGGATGTGGCGCGCGGCGACCTTGTGGTGACTGTTCTGGTTGCGCGTGACGATGCGTTCACGGTGAAAAACCACGATATCCACACAACTTTGCCTATCTCGCTGGCGGATGCCGTGCTGGGCTGCGAAACTACGGTGCAATCCCCTCGCGGAGAGCAGCGGGTGACGGTGCCTGCATGGTCCGGTTCCGACAAGGCAATCCACGTGGAAGCCAAGGGTTTGCAGAAGGAAGACGGTACTTTCGGCGATCTTGTCGTCGAACTTCGCATCGTCCTTCTGGAGACGCCGGACGCCAAGGTAACGGACCTCATGCGCCATATGCGCGAAGGTCTTTATCTGTGA
- the fabI gene encoding enoyl-ACP reductase FabI yields MAQTSGLMAGKRGLIMGVANNRSIAWGIAKACADAGAELAFTWQGDALKKRVEPLAQELGAFMAGHCDVTDLETIDAVFSNLEAHWGKIDFVVHAIAFSDKDELTGRYLDTSRDNFNRTMDISVYSLAAVAKRADPIMNDGGSILTLTYYGAEKVMPNYNVMGVAKAALEASVRYLAVDLGNRGIRVNAVSAGPIKTLAASGIGDFRYILKWNEYNAPLKRTVSIEEVGKSALYLLSDLSTGVTGEVHHVDSGYHTIGMKAVDAPDISVVKD; encoded by the coding sequence ATGGCTCAGACATCCGGCCTCATGGCTGGCAAGCGTGGCCTCATCATGGGCGTCGCAAACAACCGTTCCATCGCCTGGGGCATTGCCAAGGCATGCGCCGATGCAGGTGCCGAACTGGCGTTCACCTGGCAGGGCGATGCGCTGAAGAAGCGCGTGGAACCCCTTGCCCAGGAACTTGGCGCCTTCATGGCAGGCCATTGCGATGTGACCGATCTGGAAACCATCGATGCGGTGTTCTCCAATCTCGAAGCGCATTGGGGCAAGATCGACTTCGTCGTTCACGCCATTGCGTTTTCGGACAAGGACGAGCTGACGGGCCGTTACCTCGACACCAGCCGCGACAACTTCAACCGCACTATGGACATCTCCGTCTATTCGCTGGCAGCCGTTGCAAAGCGTGCGGACCCCATCATGAACGATGGCGGCTCCATTCTGACGCTGACCTATTACGGCGCGGAAAAGGTCATGCCGAATTACAACGTCATGGGCGTTGCCAAGGCTGCTCTCGAAGCAAGCGTGCGCTATCTGGCGGTAGATCTCGGCAATCGCGGCATCCGCGTCAACGCCGTTTCCGCCGGTCCGATAAAGACGCTGGCGGCCTCCGGCATTGGCGATTTCCGCTATATTCTCAAGTGGAACGAGTACAATGCGCCGCTGAAGCGCACGGTTTCCATCGAAGAAGTCGGCAAGTCTGCGCTCTACCTGCTGTCCGATCTTTCGACCGGCGTTACCGGTGAAGTTCACCATGTGGATTCCGGTTACCACACGATCGGCATGAAAGCGGTGGACGCACCCGACATCTCTGTCGTAAAGGATTAA
- a CDS encoding histidine phosphatase family protein, with amino-acid sequence MLVYVIRHGQTDWNAIRRLQGQKDIPLNDFGRSQAVGNGKTLSHILGPAATEFDYVASPLGRTRETMELMRGAMGLDPTAYRTDARLVEVSFGDWEGYTIPELKLAFPDRVKARKAAKWDFIPPGEDAESYEILSWRIGAWLSSVERKTVCVCHGGVIRSIFRLVSSMDKDEASDIPIPQDRILRVETDRNIAEWVSVSETV; translated from the coding sequence TTGCTGGTCTATGTTATCCGCCACGGACAGACGGACTGGAACGCGATAAGAAGGCTGCAAGGCCAAAAGGATATTCCCCTCAATGACTTCGGTCGTTCCCAGGCAGTTGGGAACGGCAAGACCCTCTCCCATATCCTTGGCCCTGCTGCGACGGAGTTCGACTATGTCGCAAGCCCGCTAGGCCGCACGCGCGAGACGATGGAGCTCATGCGCGGCGCAATGGGTCTCGATCCCACCGCCTACCGTACGGACGCGCGCCTTGTCGAAGTTTCCTTCGGCGATTGGGAAGGCTACACCATTCCCGAGCTCAAGCTTGCATTCCCGGACAGGGTAAAGGCGCGCAAGGCCGCGAAGTGGGATTTCATTCCACCGGGGGAAGACGCCGAAAGCTACGAAATCCTCTCCTGGCGTATCGGCGCGTGGCTATCGTCGGTCGAGCGAAAGACCGTCTGTGTCTGCCATGGCGGGGTCATCCGCTCCATCTTCCGGCTTGTCTCCAGCATGGACAAGGATGAGGCGTCGGATATTCCAATTCCGCAGGATCGCATTCTGCGGGTGGAGACGGACAGGAATATTGCTGAATGGGTGTCGGTAAGCGAAACCGTGTGA
- a CDS encoding DUF1344 domain-containing protein, which produces MRLMIAALLATASLFAPLNGFAQSVDVESTISKVDVKGLSITLADGKNYKVPEEFNFEGLQPGVKVLVFYTEVDGKRVVDDLEVVQ; this is translated from the coding sequence ATGCGCTTGATGATTGCCGCACTTTTGGCCACTGCAAGTCTGTTCGCACCGTTGAACGGTTTCGCGCAGAGCGTCGATGTCGAATCCACCATCAGCAAGGTCGATGTGAAGGGCCTCAGCATTACGCTGGCCGATGGCAAAAACTACAAGGTGCCTGAGGAGTTCAACTTCGAAGGACTTCAACCGGGCGTGAAGGTTCTGGTCTTCTACACCGAAGTCGATGGCAAACGCGTCGTGGACGATCTGGAAGTCGTTCAGTAA
- a CDS encoding putative bifunctional diguanylate cyclase/phosphodiesterase — protein sequence MASRILRGTSKTFTFLLIAVTAAVFISIHIFDPDSFWITLPFLLTLILVAERNRNLTDLRAREDKLLQLSQRFKLAMDSSNIGLWEINGRSSCYLDERAAALHGFLATEKKIPLADWLAAMIAEDREKVSQFLHQCESDHETLSEVYRIPAADGSVRYLRSAGSNYVTPDGARRITGIIWDVTSDMQMAQTLQDSKYSSDVKNAELELALQELSSREHDLMELSRRLDLALQSYNCGIWEADLTNNRTYWDRRMHQLYGLAFTTGIVSHEKWLACLHPDDRDYVEEIAAEAIANNRNLSSVQRVVLPNGELRYVRSVGQIHQRSNGNRKIVGISFDVTADRQIADELKSAKEEAEARNAELIEAKSRIEHNALHDPLTGLANRRCLDLELDRVATLGEEAGRKRFAILHLDLDRFKQINDTLGHAAGDAMLVHTAEILNRNVRDGDIVARIGGDEFVILITEVGDKDHVKSVATHIIAAFKHPFDFQGFTCRCGVSIGIAFGESNTHDARKTLINADLALYRAKATGRNRYEFFTQNLQAELVNHKRMADEILSGLENGEFETWYQPQFCVQTGDIAGIEALVRWRHPTRGLLTPDKFLKIAEELNVVQVLDRIVLQTALQDRRIWTLKGLDVPRVSVNVSLRRLHDEHLAESLKELAILPGEVTFELVESIFLDESEEKVVRNIEKIKALGIDIEIDDFGTGHTSLISLLRIKPKRLKIDRQLVMPILASPQERSLVRSIIDIARSLGVETVAEGVESHAHAAMLKDMGCDLLQGYAFAKPLSPEDFSNFATAQLWRQVS from the coding sequence ATGGCTTCTCGAATTTTAAGAGGCACAAGCAAGACTTTTACGTTTCTACTCATTGCGGTGACAGCAGCCGTCTTCATTTCCATTCACATATTCGATCCAGACTCCTTCTGGATCACCCTGCCCTTTCTTCTGACCCTTATTCTGGTGGCCGAGCGCAACCGCAATCTGACGGACCTGCGTGCGCGCGAAGACAAGCTTCTTCAGCTTTCGCAACGCTTCAAGCTGGCGATGGATTCGTCCAATATCGGGCTTTGGGAAATCAACGGTCGGTCATCCTGCTATCTCGATGAAAGAGCGGCAGCGCTTCACGGCTTTCTTGCGACTGAAAAGAAAATTCCACTGGCAGATTGGCTTGCCGCCATGATTGCGGAGGATCGGGAGAAGGTTTCCCAGTTTCTGCATCAATGCGAGAGCGACCATGAAACCCTTTCCGAGGTCTATCGCATACCCGCAGCCGATGGCTCGGTGCGCTATCTGCGTTCAGCCGGATCGAACTATGTGACGCCGGATGGCGCGCGCCGCATCACCGGCATCATCTGGGACGTGACATCCGATATGCAGATGGCGCAGACGTTGCAGGATTCCAAATATAGCAGCGACGTTAAAAACGCAGAGCTGGAACTTGCGCTTCAGGAACTGTCTTCGCGCGAGCATGACCTGATGGAACTGTCGCGGCGGCTCGATCTGGCCCTGCAGTCTTATAATTGCGGCATATGGGAAGCGGATCTTACCAACAACCGGACCTATTGGGACCGGCGGATGCATCAGCTCTATGGGCTGGCCTTCACCACAGGTATTGTTTCGCATGAAAAGTGGTTAGCCTGCCTCCACCCGGATGATCGCGACTATGTCGAGGAGATCGCTGCAGAAGCGATTGCCAACAATCGAAACCTTTCCAGCGTCCAGCGCGTCGTGCTGCCGAACGGGGAACTTCGTTACGTTCGCTCTGTCGGGCAGATCCATCAGCGTTCCAATGGAAATCGAAAGATCGTCGGCATTTCCTTCGATGTTACAGCCGACAGGCAGATCGCGGATGAGCTGAAATCCGCGAAGGAGGAAGCGGAAGCACGCAATGCCGAGCTTATCGAAGCGAAATCGCGGATCGAGCACAATGCATTGCATGATCCGCTGACAGGGCTTGCCAACCGGCGCTGTCTTGACCTCGAACTGGACAGAGTGGCGACGCTGGGCGAAGAGGCAGGCCGGAAGCGCTTTGCCATTCTCCACCTCGATCTTGACCGTTTCAAGCAGATCAACGACACGCTGGGCCACGCGGCGGGCGATGCCATGCTGGTGCACACCGCCGAAATTCTGAACCGCAATGTGCGGGACGGCGATATCGTCGCACGCATCGGCGGTGATGAATTCGTCATCCTGATTACGGAAGTGGGCGACAAGGATCACGTCAAATCGGTGGCCACGCATATCATTGCCGCTTTCAAGCATCCCTTCGATTTTCAGGGTTTCACCTGCCGCTGCGGCGTTTCCATCGGCATTGCCTTTGGAGAAAGCAACACCCATGACGCGCGCAAGACGCTGATCAATGCCGACCTTGCCCTTTACCGCGCCAAAGCGACGGGGCGAAACCGCTACGAATTCTTCACGCAAAATCTTCAGGCGGAACTCGTCAACCACAAGCGAATGGCCGATGAGATTCTTTCCGGCTTGGAAAATGGGGAATTCGAGACCTGGTACCAGCCGCAATTCTGTGTCCAGACGGGCGATATTGCCGGCATCGAAGCACTGGTGCGCTGGCGGCATCCGACGCGCGGCCTGCTGACGCCGGACAAGTTTCTCAAAATCGCCGAGGAACTCAATGTCGTTCAGGTGCTGGACCGGATCGTTCTGCAAACGGCGCTTCAGGATCGGCGTATCTGGACCCTCAAGGGGCTCGACGTGCCGCGCGTTTCCGTCAACGTCTCCCTTCGCCGCCTGCATGACGAGCATCTGGCGGAAAGCCTGAAGGAACTTGCGATCCTGCCGGGCGAAGTGACGTTCGAACTGGTTGAATCGATCTTCCTCGACGAGAGCGAGGAAAAGGTCGTTCGCAATATCGAGAAGATCAAGGCGCTCGGCATCGATATCGAGATCGATGATTTCGGCACGGGCCACACATCGCTCATCAGCCTGCTGCGCATCAAGCCGAAGCGGCTGAAGATCGACCGGCAGCTGGTCATGCCCATTCTCGCCTCGCCGCAGGAGCGTTCGCTGGTGCGCTCCATCATCGACATCGCCCGCTCGCTTGGCGTGGAAACGGTGGCCGAGGGCGTGGAAAGCCATGCCCACGCCGCCATGCTGAAGGATATGGGCTGCGATCTGTTGCAGGGATATGCTTTCGCAAAGCCGCTGTCGCCGGAGGATTTCTCCAACTTTGCCACGGCGCAACTCTGGCGTCAGGTCTCGTAA
- the aroC gene encoding chorismate synthase produces the protein MSHNTFGHLFRVSTWGESHGPALGCVVDGCPPGIRFTLAEVQAWMDKRKPGQSRFVTQRREDDIVKVLSGVMLDEDGETMITTGTPISMLIENTDQRSKDYGEIARRYRPGHADFTYDLKYGIRDYRGGGRSSARETAARVAAGALARKVVPSMTVRGALVQIGKHKINRANWDWAQVNENPFFCPDANMVPVWEEYLDGIRKAGSSIGAVVEVIAEGVPAGLGAPLYAKLDQDIASNLMSINAVKGVEIGEGFASAELTGEENADEMRMGNDGNPIFLSNHAGGILGGIATGQPIVARFAIKPTSSILTERQSIDADGNNVEVRTKGRHDPCVGIRAVPIGEAMVACTVADHYLRDRGQTGRLK, from the coding sequence ATGTCGCATAATACCTTCGGTCATCTCTTCCGCGTTTCCACATGGGGCGAAAGCCATGGTCCGGCGCTGGGCTGCGTGGTGGATGGCTGCCCGCCCGGTATTCGCTTTACGCTTGCCGAAGTGCAGGCCTGGATGGACAAGCGCAAGCCCGGCCAGAGCCGCTTCGTAACGCAGCGACGCGAAGACGATATCGTGAAAGTTCTTTCCGGCGTGATGCTGGATGAGGACGGCGAGACGATGATCACCACCGGCACGCCGATTTCCATGCTGATCGAAAACACCGACCAGCGCTCCAAGGACTACGGCGAAATCGCCCGCCGCTATCGCCCCGGCCATGCGGATTTTACCTATGATCTGAAATACGGCATTCGCGATTATCGCGGTGGTGGACGCTCATCGGCGCGCGAAACCGCGGCGCGTGTGGCCGCAGGCGCTCTGGCCCGCAAAGTCGTGCCCAGCATGACCGTTCGCGGTGCGCTGGTGCAGATCGGCAAGCACAAGATCAACCGCGCCAACTGGGATTGGGCGCAGGTCAACGAAAATCCCTTCTTCTGCCCGGATGCCAATATGGTGCCGGTTTGGGAGGAATATCTGGATGGCATTCGCAAGGCTGGCTCCTCCATCGGCGCCGTTGTCGAAGTCATCGCGGAGGGCGTTCCTGCTGGCCTTGGCGCTCCGCTTTATGCCAAGCTCGATCAGGATATCGCCTCCAATCTCATGTCGATCAACGCCGTGAAGGGCGTGGAAATCGGCGAAGGTTTTGCCTCTGCCGAACTGACCGGCGAGGAAAACGCCGATGAGATGCGCATGGGCAATGACGGCAACCCGATCTTCCTGTCCAACCACGCGGGCGGCATTCTAGGCGGCATCGCCACCGGCCAGCCGATCGTTGCGCGCTTCGCCATCAAGCCCACCTCCTCGATCCTGACGGAGCGTCAGTCTATCGATGCTGACGGCAACAATGTCGAGGTGCGCACCAAGGGCCGCCACGATCCATGCGTCGGCATTCGCGCCGTGCCCATCGGCGAAGCCATGGTGGCCTGCACGGTTGCCGACCATTATCTGCGAGATCGCGGCCAGACCGGTCGCCTGAAATAA
- the ribB gene encoding 3,4-dihydroxy-2-butanone-4-phosphate synthase — translation MAYDQKRVVEAIRAFEAGEIVVVMDDDDRENEGDLIVSAVHCTPEKMAFIVRHTSGIVCAPMPREEAKRLNLNAMVAENDSAHTTAFTVSVDFKHGTTTGISADDRTLTVRNLANPNVGAADFTRPGHIFPLISREGGVLMRSGHTEAAVDLCKLAGLPLIGVISELVNDDGTVMRGPQVSSFAETHGLRQVSVADLIAYRQRKETLVEMESAFTIDTPFGPAKAQTYSLPWDPMQHMAVIFGDIRDGVDIPVRLHPENVADDVFGKKQPVQHYMQKIAEEGRGVIVYLREGSVGVGQVSGRRKARDPDEAHAEARTREEEWLEIGLGAQILKDLGISSIKLLSTRERHYVGLEGFGIQISSTDIG, via the coding sequence ATGGCCTACGATCAGAAACGCGTCGTTGAAGCTATCCGCGCATTCGAGGCGGGCGAGATCGTGGTGGTCATGGATGATGACGACCGGGAGAATGAAGGCGATCTAATTGTTTCTGCCGTGCATTGCACGCCGGAAAAAATGGCCTTCATCGTGCGCCACACTTCCGGCATCGTCTGCGCGCCCATGCCGCGCGAGGAAGCCAAGCGGCTGAACCTCAATGCCATGGTGGCGGAAAATGACAGTGCCCATACCACGGCCTTCACGGTTTCGGTGGATTTCAAGCACGGAACGACGACCGGCATTTCCGCCGATGACCGGACGCTGACGGTGCGCAATCTGGCCAACCCGAATGTGGGTGCCGCCGACTTTACCCGCCCCGGCCATATCTTCCCCCTCATCTCCCGCGAGGGCGGCGTGTTGATGCGCTCCGGCCATACGGAAGCGGCGGTCGATCTCTGCAAGCTGGCAGGGCTGCCGTTGATCGGCGTGATCAGCGAACTGGTGAATGACGACGGCACCGTGATGCGCGGCCCGCAGGTCTCCTCCTTTGCCGAAACCCATGGTTTGAGGCAGGTATCGGTTGCAGACCTCATTGCCTATCGCCAGCGCAAGGAAACGCTGGTCGAGATGGAAAGCGCATTTACCATCGACACGCCTTTCGGCCCGGCCAAGGCACAGACCTACTCCCTGCCCTGGGACCCGATGCAGCACATGGCCGTGATCTTCGGCGATATTCGCGATGGCGTCGACATTCCGGTGCGCCTGCATCCTGAAAACGTCGCAGACGATGTGTTCGGCAAGAAGCAGCCGGTGCAGCATTACATGCAGAAGATTGCCGAAGAAGGCCGCGGCGTCATCGTCTATCTGCGCGAAGGCTCCGTTGGTGTCGGCCAGGTTTCGGGCCGCCGCAAGGCACGCGACCCGGACGAGGCTCATGCCGAAGCCCGCACGCGCGAAGAAGAATGGCTGGAAATCGGCCTCGGCGCGCAAATCCTCAAAGACCTCGGCATCAGCTCCATCAAGCTTCTCAGCACCCGCGAGCGCCATTATGTCGGGCTCGAGGGCTTCGGCATTCAGATCAGCTCGACGGATATTGGTTGA